A DNA window from Arachis duranensis cultivar V14167 chromosome 3, aradu.V14167.gnm2.J7QH, whole genome shotgun sequence contains the following coding sequences:
- the LOC107476822 gene encoding tropinone reductase homolog At5g06060 codes for MHQPQGVLALHTPSLSLSLSKLRRTTSHSNSITMLHAPPTHPKWSLQGMTALVTGGTRGIGHAIVEELVGFGARVHTCARNEAELTKSLIQWNDSGFDVTGSVCDVSVPHQREKLMDCVCSQFQGKLNILINNVGTNIRKPMTELTTAEISRLMDTNLGSTFHICQLAYPLLKASGIASVVFVSSVSGFVSLKSMSVQGATKGAINQLTRNLACEWAKDNIRSNAVAPWYIKTSMVEKVLSNKEYVEEVYSRTPLGRLGDPAEVSSVVAFLCLPASSYITGQIICVDGGMTVNGFYPTHT; via the exons ATGCATCAACCTCAAGGTGTACTTGCtctccatactccatcactctCACTATCACTCTCCAAACTCAGAAGAACAACATCACATTCAAATTCGATCACCATGTTGCACGCGCCGCCGACACATCCCAAGTGGTCTCTCCAAGGAATGACAGCCCTTGTCACCGGTGGAACCCGCGGAATCGG GCACGCCATTGTGGAGGAACTGGTTGGGTTTGGCGCAAGAGTGCACACGTGTGCAAGGAACGAAGCTGAGCTCACCAAGTCTCTCATCCAATGGAATGATTCTGGTTTTGATGTTACTGGCTCTGTTTGCGATGTCTCTGTCCCTCATCAGAGGGAGAAGCTGATGGACTGTGTGTGTTCTCAATTCCAAGGGAAACTCAACATCCTT ATAAACAATGTAGGGACAAACATTAGGAAACCAATGACAGAACTCACTACTGCAGAGATTTCCAGACTCATGGATACCAATTTAGGGTCCACCTTTCATATATGCCAACTTGCATATCCACTTCTGAAAGCATCTGGAATTGCAAGTGTTGTGTTTGTCTCGTCGGTTTCTGGTTTCGTCTCCCTGAAGTCCATGTCGGTTCAAGGAGCAACAAAAG GAGCAATTAATCAACTTACAAGGAATCTAGCTTGTGAGTGGGCAAAGGACAATATAAGGAGTAATGCAGTTGCACCCTGGTACATCAAAACCTCAATGGTTGAAAAA GTGCTGAGCAACAAGGAGTATGTGGAAGAGGTGTATTCGAGAACCCCACTTGGGCGACTAGGAGACCCAGCAGAAGTGTCTTCTGTTGTTGCTTTTCTGTGTTTACCAGCATCATCATACATCACTGGCCAGATTATTTGTGTTGATGGAGGGATGACCGTAAATGGATTCTACCCAACTCATACATAG